The genomic stretch aagaaaggaaggaaggaaagagagagaaaaagaaagaaagaaagaaagaaagaaagaaagaaagaaagaaagaaagaagaaagaaagagaaagaaagaaagaaccaagaaagaaagaaagaaggaaggaaggaaggaagaaaaagaaattaatgaagttttcttgtaaaaaataaataaaagcagagcaTGCTAGGcttgaaaaaaataacctttccTTCAGTGTAATTCTATTTGTAATTGAGTATAGTTTTGCTGAGCTCTTGGGTGTGATCATAACAGAAGGTACAACTGCTATCATTCTTGTTTTTGGAGAACGTGGATTTTTGTGGAGAGGTTGGTCACTGTGGTTTGGCTAAGAATCCACTGGAGTTCATGCTGAGAAGGAGAATATAGCTCTGTTTTCAGCTCTAATATCATCTGATCTGAAGTCATCCCCCCTTTACGAGTGGATGCCAATGGAAGGGCCTCTGTTGAGGCAAGAGTTCACCCCTGAAATCCTTGGGACCCCAGGACAGAGAGGCCTGgaatggtggggtggggaggagggaaggggtagagggagaaatggagagaagggagGTTTTGCCTTTTGCACATGTATTGTCAACCCTCAGTGTTCCGATGCACCCCCCCTGGAGGCCACACCCTGATGACTACAGCCCTGCCTCAGAGAGTCACAATTCCCACTGCCCTGTAGGTTCCATCCCTCAAGAGGGCCAGCTGGGAGCAAGGCTCAGTATCACTCTTCAGAGATGGGCTTCAGGGAGCGCCCTATGCAAAATGGCTAAGTACCTACATACCTTTCTGGGCAGCAAGTCCAAAGCTTTCTTGAATTTTCAAGTCATCTGTGACCTACCAGAAGGTTAAGAACCATGGAGTTCTGATCTCAGTGTTCCACTGAGAAGCTCAACCTTCTCCAGGAACTACACGGATTTAAGAAGCAGCTCATTGCAAGGTCATTGGTGAAGACACACGGTGCCTGCACCATATTCGCCTATGCCCCCTtcatttccccttctccccctgcaCTCTTCCTCAATGATCcaatcaaagagaaaagagaaacggAAGTAGACGTACAGAGATAGAATGAATGTGATGATGTAAGGAGAACAAAGGAGAAGTTTATAGAAAGGGGAAGGCCAGGGACATTTCTAAAGGGGTCTAGAAAATGCTCCCTGGCAATTCCAAGTATTTCTGAAAACAGACTATTAGGTACCCATCTTAAAGGAATCAAACCATAAACCAGATTTTTGATTACCACTGATACGATTTGATTCATAAAATGTACTTTCCTAAAGTTAAAATAATCTTGCAGTCTGGAATGGAATGTGTTTGAGCCCACAAGTTCTTTTAATAGACAGAGTCAGAACGAGGGCGACGTCCTCTTCCCGGACCCGAGCTCTGACAAGAGCAAAAGCCCACCAGCAGCTTAGTCTTTGGGATGGTCTGGTGACAACTAAACATTGgacaaaggacaaaaacaaaagggGCTCTGTGCAGATTTCAGTCACTCAAGGCTCACGTACTGTATGCTTACAGCACACAGACCTGCTTATATTAATACAGACAATTAACTTAAAGaggcaaatattttataatatagcattagctaacactcAGATCCAAGTTGTCATAAACCCCACAGCTCAATACTAcacatttattttgccttttgcagtttacaaagtgctttcccCTTTATTATCCAGTCTCTCAGGACCATTGTATTCTGGACAGACTTCTAGCAGAGCACCTGTAagagtttattcactttttaatgcTATGGTTGTAGTCTACTAACACTAACCCCTGGAGAACAGAGGTCTTGCTTGCGCATTCCTTGAACCTTCGGAAGCTACCGCACTGCCTGATATATAGGTCAGCAATAGTCAATCAAGTAATTTTGAGCACCATCTGTGTGGTGCTCAATTACACAGatggtggtggttttaaaatctgTCCACAAGTTTCCTGACACTTCTCCAAAGGTAGAGCTTAATTCCCCTTCCGTTGAGTGTGGGCTGGAGTTGGCGACTCACTTCTAGTAAATAGAATATACGGGAAGTGATTGCCTGTAACTTCTGAGACTAGCTCATAAAAGGCATTGCAGTATCTTCCTTGCTAAGCTCTCTTGGAATagaggaagccagctgccatgttgtgacaACACTCAGGCAGCCTTATGGACACCTCCTGCTAACGGCCATGTGAGTCAGCCATCTTGGAAGGAGAGTCTCCAGCCCCGGTCAAGCCTTCGAATGACTTCTGCCCCGTCTGACATCTTGGCCACCACCACAAGAGCCCTTCGGTCCAGAAGGTCGAAGCCATTCCCAagcctgacccacagaaatggtGAGTTATTACATGTTTGTTGTTTTACACTCCTAATACATGTTTGTTGGGCTATGTTACTCCAGCAAAAAGTAACTCTTCTGCCTAGAATGGTGAGTAATAGAAATAAAGAGGACTAAGATAAGAATTCATTATTTATAACTTACAgggggaattttaaaaaataataacaaagataaTACAGCAGCTGTCATGGATGGTTTACCGTTTTCAATACTCCATATAcaccattatctcatttactcttcacaagAATATTATGAGGCAGGCAGCAGTATTTCCTTTTTACCTAAATACAGCCTTAGATTAAGTCACTCAGCTGAAGTGCTAATAAGTCGCACACAAAGAACTGAAAATCAGGTCTCCTTGCTTCCAACTCCCATGCTCTGAACCACTGTGCATGGTCTCCCACCGCGTGTTTATTGACTGAGTGCATGAGTGAAAGGTATCACCCAGGGTGGCGTTATCACATCCCTGAGCCTCAGGCATCTTTGCCTCTGTGGGCCCTTCCCCCATtaagaagtattaaaaattacattttatgacTATATTATTAGAAAGACTAACATAATCGAGGCTGGAcacattattatatattcattGCTGCGATATTCATTGTCCCcgtaattttaaaggaaattaaaagtaaaccAGTTCCGTGGGCCCCAAAAAGTATGGTGCCTCCGGGTTGCGTGCCTACTTTGCCTAATGAACAATTAGACCCTGGCATCAACTTGTATACAACAATCAaacaattgaaaagaaaaaaacttctttttataGAATTTGcttatagaattttatttattttgagagcgagagtggaggagggacagagagagagggagagagagagagagagagagagagagagagagagagagaatctcaagcaggttccactctgtcagtgcagagctccatgcaaggctcaaacccagaagctgtgaaatcatgacctgagctgagatcaagagtcggatgcttaaccgactgagccacccgggttccctgaaaaaaagaaaaactttttgaTGCTACATGTTGAAAGGCAGATAAATAATCCCCattgattctgctttttttctcctacaCAGAAAGGGCACAGGGCAGTAGGAAACGATCACAACGCATGGGGGTTGCTCTGTGGGGAGCAGAATATACTGTATATGCGGTGCTCAGTCTAGAAAGCGGAAAGAAAGGATGTCAAGGTAGGAATGAAGCCTGCCTCCTGAGAGAAGCCGGCAGTGCCTCTGTGCTCAGCTGTTCTGGAACGAACAGAGTCCCGTGCACAGTTTTGAGATGCTGCTCCCATACCCCACCTTGACTGGGATACGACTGCCTCATTCCTATGAAGGTTAGATGCTGTGGGCAGTGGGGCAGCGCTCGGCAGTTAAGTCCCCAGAAGGGCACGGAGGAATGACAAAGTAGAGAACGGTGACTTGAGGTCTGCGACCAGCCTCAGCTTCTCCACTCCATAACTCTGTGGTCTTAAATGACCTAACTTTGTGGCAGCTGAGTTTTATCAACTGGAAGCTGAGGGCTGGTGGCAAAGATAGCTCTCACCAAATATCCCTAGGCTCCCCTGGATTTCACAGCCAGTGGACTGAGAACAGAACCGACATGTGTCCACTTGAGGGTAAGGCAGGTAAAAGCTGCTGTATTTCCATATATCTCTTCCCCTCTCACAGCCACCTTGGAAGCCGCCGACAGAGACTTTAGGCCAACCTGGCTGGGCCATGATGCTTAAataagaagatgaagagaaagcatCAAAACAGTATCCAGAAGAGGGGACTGACTTAATAACCACTGGTTTCTGTCTCTACTGTCGAAAACTGCATTTGTTCCCTCAAAGAATTAAGCCACTGCCCAGGAACTGTGGCTTGGCCCTTTCTGATAATATTTCAATGTTGGGACCTGGCCACAGAATTCCAAAGAAGAGGAGGGATGTACACAACCCTGTTACCAGAGGCCCTCAGCCTTCCTAAGTGCCTCTATCACCCACAGAAATCAGTACCGACATGTCGGAGTGCAGGAAATGGCAGGTGATAGGGGTggggaaggtagagagagagtattcctggcatatttttttttaaatttctgtttgggGGTCTTAATACTAGAAAGCTTGCTCAGCAGCATTTCCCAGGCATTTGCATGAGGCCTGGCTGAAGCCTAAAGACGCAGGCCTCTCTCCAACACCCTCACATCTACAATCTCAGCATCACAGGACTCAAGACCCCCAGGCCTGGCCTAGACTGATACCAGAGAACTTGCAGCACCCAAAGCAGGGAACCGGGTTGGCAGGGGGCCCACTGCAAGTGGAAAATCACAATACTTCGCCCTGCCCCCCAgagctcctcctccccacccacaggCCACCCCGGATTGGCCAGGCTCCTGTTCACTCACTTCTTCTCCGTATCACCTGCTGGAACCgggtctgtcaaaaataaacaccaaaccCCATCTTGGCAAGCCTTTCTGACGTCCATTTCACCATGATTTCTCTAGGTGCACGTTGGATTAATGTAGCTATTAAAAGTCAGCCCTACCTCGCAATCAGACAGAAAAGCTATAATCACCCCAGGCATTTCCAAAGGACCTTTCAAAGAACATCATTAATTCTGAACAAAGCTCTCCCTTACCAACACTTTCCAATTATAGTCTTGACATTCCTATTTTATACTACAAAATCTCTCTGCCATTTAatggagaggggggaaaaaaagcctgctttttaaaacacatatgttTGAGTAGCCTACGTATCTGAGTtaactttccaaaattaaaacacaactaACAATAGAAAACTCACTGTccctttcctcccccccacccccatcggcAGTCCTTCCTTGGCCATAGGCAgtagccctccccccacccccaacccgccCCCTCCACTATCCATGGTTTCAGCTTTCTGAAGTTTCAGTTATCTGAGATCAACcacagtctggaagcagatgacccTCTTGATTTTTCCGGGTCAACAGGAGCCTAACactatgtcacaatgcctacatcatcaTTTCACTTCACCCCATCTGGTAGGCATTTtaccatctcacatcatcacaagaggaAGGATGGGTATAGTAAAATATTCGGAGAGAGAGGCTGCATTCACACAACTTTTATTGTTATAATGTtataatgttctattttattattatatatattatggggcacctgggtggctcagtcgattaagcatcagacttaagctcaggtcgtgatcttgcggtcagtgagttcaagccccaggtcgggctccgtgctgacagctcagagcctggagcctgcttcagattctgtgtctccctctctctctgcccctcccccactcatgcgcacgcTCgcgcgcgcgcactctctctctctttctctctctcaaaagataataaacattaaaaaaaaatttaggtgtgcctgggtggctcagtgggttaagtgtcttgacttcagctcaggtcatgatctcacggtttgtgagttcgagcgctgtgttgggttctgtgctgacagctcagatcctggagcctgcttcagattctgtgtctccctctctctctctctctctctctgctctccccctccccccccccagctcacatggatgtgcatgcactctctcttttgagaaatgttaaaaaaaaaaatgtaggtatGTTGCTATCCCTGTGcctagtttataaattaaaatctatCTTAGGCATGTATAGGAAAAGACCAGTATACATGGTTCAGTGCTATCTAAGGTTTCAGGCATCCATGGGGGGCCTGAAAGGTATCCaagcggggcggggtggggggagggcttgGAAGGTATTCCTGTGGACAAAGGGCAACCACTCTATTGTATTTGGGAAGGGGCAATAAGTCCTGTTTTTATTCTCCAGGACTTtgagcctgccccaccccccaccccttaacAGGGAAAGTCTGGGGCTTGCAGGGTGAGGAGGGAACTGACTCTACTAGATCCCGGACCAAAGGCAGAAAGGTCCAACTTTAACTACAAGCAGAGAAGTTCTGCGGAATGCACAGCCCTGCATCTCATTCATTTCCAGGTCCTGCCCAGTGCACACGGCCTGGCCGGACCTCGTTGATCTCTATTCTGCCGCCCCGTGTGCCTGGCACCTCACGTTCTTCATCTCATGTGATCCTTTCTCACCATGAGGTAGGAATGAACTTGTTTAAAGATATGGGAAAGAGGCCCACAGACATTAAGGAACCGCCCCCAATATCCCAGctgaggtttgaactcacggtTCTATGTCGTTCGGAAGTCACTAGAGGAAAGCACTGAGGTTGGGGTAGTGAAAGGAAAGCGACGCTTGGGTTCTGTTTTACGCTCACTTCCCTCTTTGGCACGGAGCTGGCTGATAGAGTTGGAGATTTAGTGTCTGGACTGCAGAGCACGGATCAGGGTGTGGTGGGGACGAAAAATACAGGAATGTGCTCATCTGCGGGACGCACATTTCCAGCCCGCCGCAGTCCCGCTCTGTTTAGTCGGGACCGGGAAGCTGGCGGCTGCACGATTCACACGGAAACACACAGTCACTCCCCCGGAAAGCACCCGAGGGCGAGGCCGATCGGTGTGCCCTCACTATTGCCCCGACACGCTGCCCCTGCGAGCCCCACTCAGCTTCGTGGATTAGCGGTGGGAGCGCCCCCGCCAGCCCCAGTGTGCGGGTGGGGGAACCCCTTCCCCCGCGCGTCAGGTCCGCAGGTGGCCAACCGGTGCGCGCCTGGGGCAGGCGATGCGCCCCTCCGCGCGCGGTCCAGGAGAGCAGATGGCAAACTCCCTGTGCGCTCCAGGTGCGCTGGCGGCCAGCCTGGCGGCCAGCCTTCCGGCGCGCGCCCCAAGTGTGCAAGCTTCCGCCGCCAACTCTCCCCGTAGCCGAGCTGCGTCCCCACCCAGcgaccccctcctccagcccccccgTGCCGCAGCATGCTCGCTCCTCACCTGCACCTTGGCCGGCAGCGGCAGCACAGCCCCGCGGCGGCGGCCGAAACGGAACTTGGCCGCCTTGTAGATCTTCCAGTAGACGAAGAGCACCACGCCAAGCGGCAGGTAGAAGGCACCGCAGGTGGAGAAGACGGCGTAGGAGGGTTCCTGGCTCACCTGGCAGCGCTGGCGCCGTGGGTCGTACGCCTCGCCCCAGCCAAAGAGCAGCGGGGCCAGGGCGATGAGCGCCGAGAGCGCCCAGGTGAGCGCGATCATGAGCGCGGAGGCGCGGCGGCGGGTGCGCAGCGTGTACTGAAGGTGGCGAGTGATGGTCCAGTAGCGGTCCAGGGCGATGGCCGCCACGTTCCAGATGCTGGCGGTGCAGCACAGCACGTCGAAGGAGATCCACACGTGGCACAGGCTCCGGCCCAGCAGCCAACGTCGCCCGGCCGACAGCTCGCTCACCAGGCTCAGGGGCATCACCAGCGCGGCCACGAGTACGTCCGACACGGCCGTTGAGGCCACCAAGTTATGAGGCACACGATGGAAGGCGCGGACGCGCAGGATGGTGACCAGAACCAGCAGGTTCCACAGGAAAGTGGCCGCGATCAGCAGCACCAGCAGCGTCACCACCAGCACCGTGAAGACGGAGAAAGGCGGCTCGCGGCCGGGCAGGGCGGCCCCGCCTGGGGTCGACCCGATGACCCCGCCGGGGCTTGGGCTGAAGCTGCCGGCCTCGGATCCCAGGGGCAGGGAGACGCCGGTGGCGGCCACCGTGAGGTTAGCTGCTTCCATGGCGCGCGGCGCGCGGGATCTTGGTTTCCCGGCAGGGGACACACGCGCGCGGCCGGGGGCTCGGTGTGGACCGGGCGGGTGGGGGCGTGGAAGGGGTCGCCGCGTGCCCTGGGAGGACAGAGCGGGGTCCAGGTCGCCCCACCCTGTCCCTCTTTGGGCCGCAGCCCACGCTTTGGCTCCTCTGTCTGGAGCCCTCGTGGACCTCTTTTCCAGTGGAAGAAAAAAGAGTGGGACCCCTCTGGAGTCCAGCTCAGCTCGGCGCGCCagtccctcccacctctctgcgCCGTCCCCGGGGCAACGGGCTGTCACAGGGCTGGGAATCCGGGAGCGCCGCGGAGTGTCCGCGCGCAGGGGCGGGTTTGGAGAGTTGCCCCCTCCCGCAGCCGGCCGCGGCAGGGGCCTGGCTGCAACGGggtgggcgggtgggggtggCCCGAGGACCCGCCAGCACCTGCCAGGCCTTCACGCAGCCTcaccgacccccacccccacccctccgccgGGCGGAGAGAACCCTAACTGCGGTTGTCTCCGGAGAAGGTTCATGATCGCGCAGCAATGCCGCAGCCACCACCTTCTCGGAtccgagacagagagacaggcgCCCACCCTCTCTCCTGGCGAGGAGGAGTTCTGGTTTCCTCCAATGACGATCCTACGTATACCTGAACTAGGTACCGAGGTACAGACAACAGCAAGCTCCTAAAGCCGGCTCCACTCGGAGCACTTCTGACCGGCAGGGGCTTCACGGTGCCTTGAGAAGTTCACTCCGGGAAGAAAGGACGCTACTTCTAGGCAGTTTGGCAGGGGCCCCCAACGGGGAGCGTTTGCAACCTGTCCCCTGACCCCAACCCTGCCCACCAACACCTGTCCGCCGGCCTCAACCCTGCGGCCATATCTCTGtttgtccttccctccctgccctttgcTGTTGCTGACATCCCTGACCACACTCTATGTCTTCCAGGCTAAGGCTGGGGTTATTTTTGTTGACCTGTGAGCAAAGGTAGACACCAATTAGAAAGGTGAAATCACCCTAACCTTCCACCCCACGCCGCTCCCCATTTTCAGTCTCATGCTTTTGAATAATAGTTCAACAATAATTAAATCAACCCAGTGCGGGCACTACTTCTGTGCCCGGGAATCAAAACAGGAACACAGAGCCCAAACGGCCCCTTTTCTTTTCACCGCCGCAGAGGGACAGTCACCCGCCGGCTTCTTACTGACACCTGAGGAACAGCCTCAGGCTAAGCAGGGTGCTCAGAACAGCCAGAGTGGGCACGGCACTGAGTCAGCTCCCAGAGAGAGACTTTCTGGAAAAGTCCCCTGAGACCGTAGCAGGTGGAAGGGGTTTCTTCCCGTGAGCGGTCCACTCCTGGCACCTGGGGCAATCTTTGGGGATCCGGACCTGGCAGGGAGGACGTCCCAAGAACGTCCTTTTCCTCTGCTCTCCCTTCGCTTCATCCATTCGCTTTGTAgatgctctctgctgtctgcataCCCTGCCTGGCGGTTCTTGCTTACACACTCAGACTTGATAGCACACTCCTAGGGCATAAAAAGCAACAGGCAAGGAAGTCAAAAACACTTACAggcaggggcgcctaggtggctcagtcggttgggtgtccgacttcggcttgggccatgatctggtggtttgtgagttcaagccccacgtcaggctctgtgttgacagctcagagcctggagcctgctttggattctatgtctctgtctctccctgctcattctctctctctctctctctccctctctcaaaaataaacataaaaaaaattttttttaatacaggcaTAAGTGTCAAGTGATCGATAAAATGATCAGAAATGGGCTGCTCAGTGaccacagagacagaggatgctGGGGTCAGAGACAAGGCTTTGCACTTACTGAAGCGCAGGGAAGGGGTGTGGATATTGGACAAGATGAATGG from Panthera leo isolate Ple1 chromosome C1, P.leo_Ple1_pat1.1, whole genome shotgun sequence encodes the following:
- the LOC122225809 gene encoding 5-hydroxytryptamine receptor 5B; the protein is MEAANLTVAATGVSLPLGSEAGSFSPSPGGVIGSTPGGAALPGREPPFSVFTVLVVTLLVLLIAATFLWNLLVLVTILRVRAFHRVPHNLVASTAVSDVLVAALVMPLSLVSELSAGRRWLLGRSLCHVWISFDVLCCTASIWNVAAIALDRYWTITRHLQYTLRTRRRASALMIALTWALSALIALAPLLFGWGEAYDPRRQRCQVSQEPSYAVFSTCGAFYLPLGVVLFVYWKIYKAAKFRFGRRRGAVLPLPAKVQVKEAPHEAEMVFTARCPVVAFQMSGDSWREQKEKRAAVMVGILIGVFVLCWIPFFLAELISPLCACSLPPIWKSIFLWLGYSNSFFNPLIYTAFNKNYNNAFKSLFSRQR